In Halobaculum limi, one DNA window encodes the following:
- a CDS encoding DUF7549 family protein codes for MVWVRSEYAGELAVVSTWVTALLPWNIFYGAVAGGTVLFVRFPLLQIRYTFGVPLVRATSFATPVSAYLFQAGTSVQVAYGVWMLGAAIYLVALAISVYYYREQERVEAWSVDPVSLLGGLLVASGLLFVVASLLFPETFFGLSFGVGGGFAGVSLPVGALVQLLLGGVLLRAERVS; via the coding sequence ATGGTCTGGGTCCGTTCGGAGTACGCGGGTGAACTCGCGGTGGTGTCGACGTGGGTGACGGCGTTGCTCCCGTGGAACATCTTCTACGGGGCCGTCGCCGGTGGCACCGTCTTGTTCGTGCGGTTCCCGCTACTGCAGATCAGATACACGTTCGGTGTGCCGTTGGTGCGCGCGACGAGTTTCGCGACCCCCGTGTCGGCGTATCTGTTCCAAGCCGGAACGTCTGTCCAAGTCGCGTACGGCGTCTGGATGCTCGGCGCCGCTATCTATCTGGTCGCACTCGCTATCTCGGTGTACTACTACCGCGAACAGGAGCGCGTCGAGGCGTGGTCGGTCGACCCGGTGAGCCTTCTCGGCGGACTGCTCGTCGCCTCGGGACTGCTGTTCGTCGTCGCGTCGCTGCTGTTCCCCGAGACGTTCTTCGGCCTCTCGTTCGGCGTCGGCGGCGGCTTCGCCGGCGTGTCGCTCCCGGTCGGTGCACTCGTGCAACTGCTCTTGGGCGGCGTGTTGCTGCGGGCCGAACGCGTCTCGTAG
- a CDS encoding DUF5793 family protein produces MRRDHFELDVEHIDWVDTDADPEKPHVSIVFNGSQDLLRDRLTNAEGELLAAEETDVAYRLREDHESDPDAEGVVSVTNRLTGEFVLELNEQASDVFQFIRAAREYGRADDGDGRYHVDIRVGDEELVTYEKETFLVYDAEGNLLRAESLIPSGVEL; encoded by the coding sequence ATGAGGCGCGACCACTTCGAACTGGATGTCGAGCATATCGACTGGGTAGACACCGACGCGGACCCCGAGAAGCCACACGTCTCTATCGTGTTCAACGGGTCACAGGACCTGCTTCGTGACCGACTGACGAACGCCGAGGGGGAGTTGCTGGCGGCCGAAGAGACGGACGTCGCCTATCGCCTCCGCGAGGACCACGAGTCTGACCCGGACGCCGAGGGCGTCGTCTCGGTGACGAACCGACTCACCGGTGAGTTCGTCCTCGAACTGAACGAACAGGCCTCCGACGTGTTCCAGTTCATCCGCGCGGCACGCGAGTACGGCCGCGCGGACGACGGCGATGGGCGCTACCACGTCGACATCCGCGTCGGTGACGAGGAGTTGGTCACCTACGAGAAAGAGACGTTCCTCGTGTACGACGCCGAGGGGAACCTCCTGCGCGCGGAGAGTCTGATCCCGTCGGGCGTCGAACTGTAA
- a CDS encoding uracil-DNA glycosylase family protein, which yields MKNVTDRVSNPFGMTPPCERYVPGYGDANADFHVIGDHPGVHGGLDTGVPFTDTDAGQRLLETLVDAELLHAAGTAPEVASTYLSYLHMCLPEGDRTNGDGTPTQASYDDMERFFDAEVRAIAAHVLLPVGAVATRHVLETYTAQAHKTDLVMDNLHGTEIRGSGWLVVPIKDPAEWTDGDEDTPSDAERLVEGIRTLRSTDYRRESDLGRFIAGSDPYMVR from the coding sequence GTGAAGAACGTCACTGACCGCGTCTCGAATCCCTTCGGGATGACGCCTCCGTGCGAGCGATACGTCCCGGGGTACGGAGACGCGAACGCCGACTTCCACGTCATCGGGGACCATCCCGGCGTTCACGGCGGTCTCGACACTGGAGTTCCGTTCACCGACACCGACGCTGGCCAGCGACTGCTGGAGACGCTCGTCGACGCGGAGTTGCTTCACGCGGCCGGCACGGCCCCCGAGGTAGCGTCGACGTACCTCTCGTATCTCCACATGTGCCTACCCGAGGGCGACCGAACGAACGGCGACGGGACGCCGACGCAGGCGTCGTACGACGATATGGAGCGATTCTTCGACGCGGAAGTGCGTGCTATCGCCGCACACGTCCTCCTCCCGGTCGGTGCGGTCGCGACCCGGCACGTCCTCGAGACGTACACCGCACAGGCGCACAAGACCGACCTCGTGATGGACAACCTCCACGGAACCGAGATTCGGGGGTCGGGATGGCTCGTCGTCCCGATCAAAGACCCCGCGGAGTGGACCGACGGCGACGAGGACACGCCGAGTGATGCCGAGCGACTCGTCGAGGGGATTCGGACGCTTCGGTCGACCGACTACCGCCGCGAGTCCGATTTAGGTCGGTTCATCGCTGGATCCGACCCGTATATGGTCCGGTAA
- a CDS encoding histidine kinase N-terminal 7TM domain-containing protein: protein MTWQVVPFTPLLSAAGVVALLAAAFLWGRHRTPSGTALTVVLVAAAGWTLATAVEHAQADLAGKLLAARVGYVFLAALPVAWVVFAGRFSTRPNRLNRRMIAALCVVPAITVVSAWTSPATGLLWRDAGLVTTDGAASLSVSYGPMFVLHAAYSYVLLAAGGVAVGRRAALTTDSDAVQGAVVLVAVFAPWLAHTVALLGLAGPWVDPTPVATALSGALLTGVVTRYDLLDAPEAAKQFARETAVDEISDALFVLTDDGTVTDCNTAATTLFGVDRDDVLGRSLSAVVPVVADAVDDASTESEHAVEPLGRDHGADPTERSEHVVYQTDRGDRTLAVRVSSFARSGLEGDIVTVRDVTQSYRHRRRMSVLNRILRHDLRNDMNVVIGYAEMLEAELATHEDIDAVPGGDGSGTLTGDGGTTAIDNIRNAAEGMLDLSSLVREVEATIDAEGAKPTRLDGAGLVRAQVDGLEFAWPEARVSVDAPDEAWLWANDLVDSAFENLLENAVEHNHREHPTVDITVRTEGDRVVTTISDDGPGIPQQELDPIRARGETQLTHSSGMGLWLVVWLVEESGGDVSFDVDETGTTVTVRLPAADPPSDPAGQA from the coding sequence GTGACGTGGCAGGTCGTCCCGTTCACACCGTTGCTGTCGGCGGCAGGAGTAGTGGCACTGCTGGCAGCGGCGTTCCTGTGGGGGCGACACCGGACGCCCAGCGGAACTGCGCTGACGGTCGTCCTCGTCGCCGCGGCCGGGTGGACGCTTGCGACGGCAGTCGAACACGCACAAGCAGACCTTGCTGGAAAACTCCTCGCTGCACGGGTCGGCTACGTGTTCCTCGCCGCACTTCCGGTCGCGTGGGTCGTGTTCGCCGGACGATTCTCTACCCGCCCGAACCGGCTGAACCGACGGATGATCGCGGCGTTGTGTGTGGTCCCCGCGATAACCGTCGTGTCCGCGTGGACCTCGCCTGCGACCGGGTTGCTCTGGAGAGACGCCGGCCTCGTGACCACCGACGGAGCGGCGTCGTTGTCAGTGTCGTACGGCCCGATGTTCGTGTTACACGCCGCGTACTCGTACGTGTTGCTCGCCGCCGGCGGGGTCGCCGTCGGACGGCGCGCGGCACTGACGACCGACAGCGACGCGGTCCAAGGAGCGGTCGTGTTGGTCGCCGTCTTCGCACCGTGGCTCGCACACACGGTCGCTCTCCTCGGCCTCGCTGGGCCGTGGGTCGACCCGACACCCGTCGCGACGGCGCTCTCGGGTGCCCTACTGACGGGCGTCGTCACACGCTACGACCTCCTCGACGCGCCCGAAGCGGCCAAACAGTTCGCCCGCGAGACCGCAGTCGACGAGATTAGCGACGCGTTGTTCGTCCTCACCGACGACGGAACCGTCACCGACTGCAACACGGCGGCGACGACGCTGTTCGGGGTCGACCGCGACGACGTACTGGGTCGCTCGCTCTCTGCTGTCGTGCCGGTGGTCGCCGACGCCGTCGACGACGCATCTACCGAGAGCGAACACGCGGTCGAACCGCTCGGACGAGACCACGGTGCGGATCCCACCGAGCGATCCGAACACGTCGTTTATCAGACCGACCGCGGCGACCGCACGCTCGCGGTTCGCGTCTCGTCGTTCGCTCGGTCGGGGCTGGAAGGCGACATCGTGACCGTCCGCGACGTGACCCAAAGCTACCGTCACCGGCGGCGGATGAGCGTGCTGAACCGGATTCTCCGACACGACTTGCGCAACGATATGAACGTCGTAATCGGCTACGCGGAGATGCTCGAAGCAGAACTCGCCACCCACGAGGACATCGACGCCGTGCCAGGGGGCGACGGGTCGGGAACGCTCACCGGCGACGGCGGGACGACGGCTATCGACAACATCCGAAACGCGGCGGAGGGGATGCTCGACCTCTCGTCGCTCGTCCGCGAGGTGGAGGCGACGATAGACGCCGAGGGTGCCAAACCGACGCGACTCGACGGCGCAGGGTTGGTCCGCGCGCAGGTCGACGGCCTTGAGTTCGCCTGGCCCGAGGCCCGCGTGTCGGTCGACGCCCCCGACGAGGCGTGGCTGTGGGCGAACGACCTCGTCGATTCAGCGTTCGAGAACCTCCTCGAGAACGCCGTCGAACACAACCACCGCGAACACCCCACGGTCGACATCACCGTTCGGACGGAAGGCGACCGCGTCGTGACAACCATCTCGGACGACGGACCGGGCATCCCCCAGCAGGAACTCGACCCGATCCGGGCGCGCGGCGAGACGCAACTGACCCACTCCTCGGGGATGGGGCTGTGGCTCGTCGTGTGGTTGGTCGAAGAGTCCGGCGGCGACGTCTCCTTCGACGTCGACGAGACTGGAACCACAGTCACGGTCCGACTACCCGCCGCGGACCCGCCGTCGGACCCGGCGGGGCAGGCGTAA
- a CDS encoding MBL fold metallo-hydrolase: MHRIRLNNTVFEGQNNVYVLDGGDTGHVSDELVLVDAGVALPEVHEELRSELAALGHEVADIDRVLVTHWHYDHAGLAGAIQAESGATIHAHEADAPLVAGDEESLLDEQSLQREKFREWDLPDDAREGLVEFLADHMDLGGEQCEVEPFTDGDRIAVGDRTLEAVHLPGHAAGLTAFHDAEADEAFVGDVILPKYTPNVGGADVRVDAPLERYVESLLRLIDRDPATAWPGHRDRIDDPAGRAATILRHHVERTENVVGVLGDRGPSTPWEVSAALFGDLHGIHVLHGPGEAYAHLDHLARAGIAERDGKQYALVDDDPDIGSLFPDPGIDRVVEWEG, encoded by the coding sequence ATGCATCGGATCCGCCTCAACAACACCGTCTTCGAGGGACAGAACAACGTGTACGTCCTCGACGGCGGCGACACGGGGCACGTGAGCGATGAGTTGGTGCTCGTCGACGCCGGCGTCGCGCTTCCTGAGGTCCACGAGGAGTTGCGCTCGGAACTGGCGGCGCTCGGTCACGAGGTAGCCGATATCGACCGCGTGCTCGTCACCCACTGGCACTACGACCACGCCGGCCTCGCGGGGGCGATTCAGGCGGAGTCCGGGGCGACGATTCACGCCCACGAAGCGGACGCACCGCTCGTCGCCGGCGACGAGGAGAGCCTACTCGACGAGCAGTCGCTCCAGCGCGAGAAGTTCCGCGAGTGGGACCTCCCGGACGACGCTCGCGAGGGCCTCGTCGAGTTCCTCGCCGATCATATGGACCTGGGCGGCGAGCAGTGTGAAGTCGAACCGTTCACCGACGGCGACCGCATCGCGGTTGGCGACCGAACGCTGGAGGCCGTCCACCTCCCTGGCCACGCCGCGGGACTGACCGCGTTCCACGACGCCGAGGCCGACGAGGCGTTCGTCGGCGACGTCATTCTCCCGAAGTACACGCCGAACGTCGGCGGGGCGGACGTCCGCGTCGACGCGCCGCTCGAACGCTACGTCGAGAGCCTACTGCGCCTCATCGACCGGGATCCGGCGACGGCGTGGCCCGGCCACCGCGACCGCATCGACGACCCTGCGGGCCGTGCGGCGACCATCCTCCGGCACCACGTCGAGCGAACCGAGAACGTCGTTGGCGTCCTCGGCGATCGGGGGCCGTCGACGCCGTGGGAGGTGAGCGCCGCTCTGTTCGGCGACCTCCACGGCATCCACGTCCTTCACGGCCCCGGCGAGGCGTACGCGCACCTCGATCACCTCGCGCGGGCCGGCATCGCTGAACGCGACGGGAAACAGTACGCCCTCGTCGACGACGACCCGGACATCGGGTCGCTGTTCCCCGACCCCGGCATCGACCGCGTCGTCGAGTGGGAGGGGTGA